A part of Helicobacter ibis genomic DNA contains:
- the rpsU gene encoding 30S ribosomal protein S21, which yields MPGIKTRENESFDDAYRKFKKQTDRNLVVTESRARRFFEPMTEKRKKQKISARKKMLKRLYMLRRYESRL from the coding sequence ATGCCTGGTATTAAGACTAGAGAAAATGAATCTTTTGATGATGCTTATAGAAAATTCAAAAAGCAAACAGATAGAAATTTGGTTGTTACTGAAAGCAGAGCTAGAAGATTCTTTGAACCTATGACTGAAAAGCGAAAAAAGCAAAAAATAAGTGCTAGAAAGAAAATGCTAAAACGCTTATATATGCTAAGACGATATGAATCAAGGCTATAA
- a CDS encoding AtpZ/AtpI family protein has translation MDNKDIESKETPKYKDAILAYSHATLGISMVIAVLIGVGIGYFLENLFGYRWLFWLGVVWGVCAAILNVYKAYKQQQKELSELAKDPKYSYKQDLKTGE, from the coding sequence ATGGACAATAAAGACATAGAATCTAAAGAAACCCCAAAGTATAAAGACGCTATTTTGGCATATTCTCACGCAACTCTTGGTATTTCTATGGTGATTGCGGTGTTAATTGGTGTTGGTATTGGATATTTTCTTGAGAATCTATTTGGATATAGATGGCTATTTTGGCTTGGGGTTGTATGGGGTGTGTGTGCTGCTATTTTAAATGTTTATAAAGCATATAAACAACAACAAAAAGAATTAAGCGAATTAGCAAAAGATCCAAAATATAGCTATAAGCAAGATTTAAAAACAGGGGAATAG
- the hemL gene encoding glutamate-1-semialdehyde 2,1-aminomutase translates to MELQNSINCFNEAKQVIAGGVNSPVRAFKSVNSTPPFIREGKGTYLIDEDGNKYIDFVQSWGPLIFGHCDSDIESCVIESAKRGFSFGAPTTLETDLAKEIISVYDGVDKIRFVSSGTEATMSAIRLARAYTSRDDIIKFEGCYHGHSDCLLVKGGSGMATFGAPSSPGVPNDITKHTLVAKYNDIDSVKSCIEFSKKNSNGVACVIIEPIAGNMGLVPSKIEFLKSLESICKSEGILLILDEVMSGFRASFSGSQKFYGIVPDLVTFGKVIGGGMPVGAFGGSDDIFSLLSPNGGVYQAGTLSGNPLAMSAGLVMIRKLKESPKIYERLEALAIRLTNGLSDICKAHNISLQTCVRGSMFGFFFNTHEVTDFDTALKSDVDMFSKFHNGMLNKGVYFAPSQFEAGFINACMNEEIIDSVLERAREVVLEIKSNGQ, encoded by the coding sequence ATGGAGCTACAAAATAGTATTAATTGCTTCAATGAAGCAAAACAAGTTATAGCAGGAGGTGTAAATTCACCTGTTAGAGCTTTTAAGAGCGTTAATTCTACGCCACCTTTTATAAGGGAAGGCAAGGGGACATATTTAATAGATGAAGATGGAAACAAATATATAGACTTTGTGCAAAGTTGGGGACCGCTTATTTTTGGGCATTGTGATAGTGATATAGAATCATGCGTGATTGAGAGTGCTAAGAGAGGGTTTTCCTTTGGTGCTCCAACTACTTTAGAGACAGATTTGGCAAAAGAAATAATTTCAGTTTATGATGGTGTTGACAAGATAAGATTCGTATCAAGTGGCACAGAGGCGACAATGAGTGCCATTAGACTTGCTAGGGCTTATACTTCTAGAGATGATATTATTAAGTTTGAGGGTTGTTATCATGGACATAGTGATTGTTTGCTTGTAAAGGGTGGAAGCGGAATGGCTACCTTTGGTGCTCCTAGCTCTCCTGGCGTTCCAAATGACATAACAAAGCATACTTTAGTTGCAAAATACAATGATATAGATAGTGTCAAATCATGTATAGAATTTAGTAAAAAAAATAGTAATGGTGTAGCATGTGTGATTATTGAGCCAATAGCTGGAAATATGGGGCTTGTGCCTTCTAAGATAGAGTTTTTAAAGTCTTTAGAATCTATTTGTAAGAGTGAGGGGATTTTGCTTATTTTAGATGAGGTTATGAGCGGATTTAGAGCCTCTTTTAGCGGTTCACAGAAGTTTTATGGTATTGTGCCTGACTTAGTAACTTTTGGAAAAGTAATTGGTGGAGGTATGCCTGTTGGTGCATTTGGGGGGAGTGATGATATATTTTCTCTTCTTTCACCAAATGGTGGTGTGTATCAAGCAGGGACACTAAGTGGGAATCCTCTTGCTATGTCTGCTGGACTTGTCATGATTAGGAAGCTAAAAGAATCCCCAAAAATATACGAACGCTTAGAAGCTTTAGCGATAAGATTAACAAATGGACTAAGTGATATTTGTAAGGCTCATAATATCTCATTGCAAACTTGTGTTAGAGGAAGCATGTTTGGATTTTTCTTTAATACACATGAAGTTACAGATTTTGATACCGCTTTAAAGAGTGATGTAGATATGTTTTCTAAATTCCATAATGGAATGCTAAATAAAGGCGTGTATTTTGCTCCTTCGCAATTTGAAGCTGGGTTTATTAATGCTTGTATGAATGAAGAAATTATTGATAGCGTTTTAGAGAGAGCTAGAGAAGTAGTATTGGAGATAAAATCTAATGGACAATAA
- a CDS encoding FeoA family protein — MTIDMLQNGDTAIITALNVDRQLKDRFFSFGFLKSKKIKKIESSLKGSTILVELDKGCIILRSEEAKRIEVEKVNG, encoded by the coding sequence ATGACAATTGATATGCTACAAAATGGTGATACTGCGATAATCACTGCACTAAATGTAGATAGACAACTAAAAGATAGATTCTTTAGTTTTGGATTTTTAAAATCTAAAAAAATAAAGAAAATCGAATCTTCACTTAAGGGTTCAACAATACTAGTGGAACTTGATAAGGGTTGCATTATATTAAGATCTGAAGAGGCAAAAAGAATAGAAGTGGAGAAAGTAAATGGATAA
- the feoB gene encoding ferrous iron transport protein B, with amino-acid sequence MDKTIKVALIGQPNVGKSLLINALCKSSMKVGNFPGVTIQKAEAFTTYKDYEIKIIDLPGTYSLYGYSPEEKITREFVLSGDYDVIVNVADSTNLERNLLLSGQVLETQKKMILALNMSDEAQNEGINIKIDSMKELLGVNVVAISAKTKENLDNLLELIIQTHTQEKYQNKRIYSDSIEKEIIKITEFLNEKNDSSIKELNLTNRELSILLLKQDEDTYSLIKEKPIWIELLPILQESTQNLYKSYDTKNIEDIFIVDLHAFVSGIITETTTYKNTEQESYTKKIDKILINKYIGIPIFLFFMWVLFQLTFTLGAAPMDFIESCISVTSDFIKENIQSELLASLLADGVVAGVGAVILFLPNIVILFFGISLLETTGYMSRVAFLLDGFFHRFGLHGKSFIPLVSGFGCSVPAFMATRTLKNKKDRLLTLFIINFMSCGARLPVYVLFVGAFFPADVAGNWLFGIYILGAILGLIMAKILRMTAFKGDDEPFVMEMPKYRIPNWNLVWFSVYSKAKMYLKKAGTFIFAASVLIWFASTFPIQEELQAQYASKIELANEEDKESLEFELQEQLIENSYLGQAGKIIEPIFRPLDFDWKMSVALVSGLAAKEVVISTMGVLYSLGGEVDETSDGLMQAIKETIPLKIAIGYILFIMIYNPCLAATVVFGREAGGFKYIVYLFLFTCITAYIVALIGSIIANAILG; translated from the coding sequence ATGGATAAAACAATAAAAGTAGCACTAATAGGACAACCAAATGTAGGCAAAAGCCTACTTATAAATGCACTTTGTAAATCAAGCATGAAAGTTGGTAACTTCCCCGGTGTAACAATACAAAAAGCAGAAGCATTTACAACATATAAAGATTATGAAATAAAAATAATAGATCTTCCGGGAACTTATTCTTTATATGGATACTCACCAGAGGAGAAAATCACTAGAGAATTTGTGTTAAGTGGCGATTATGATGTAATAGTAAATGTAGCAGATTCAACAAACTTAGAAAGAAATCTACTCCTAAGCGGACAAGTTTTAGAAACACAAAAGAAAATGATTCTAGCATTAAACATGTCAGATGAAGCACAAAATGAAGGCATTAACATAAAAATAGATTCAATGAAAGAATTGCTTGGAGTAAATGTAGTAGCTATATCTGCAAAAACAAAAGAAAATCTAGATAATTTGTTAGAGCTAATAATACAAACACATACACAAGAAAAATACCAAAACAAAAGAATCTATAGCGATAGCATAGAAAAAGAAATAATAAAAATCACAGAGTTTTTAAACGAAAAAAATGATAGCTCAATAAAAGAGCTAAACCTAACAAACAGGGAACTATCAATACTCCTACTAAAGCAAGATGAAGATACTTATAGTCTAATAAAAGAAAAGCCGATATGGATAGAACTGTTACCTATTTTGCAAGAATCCACACAGAATCTATATAAGTCATATGACACAAAAAATATAGAAGATATTTTCATAGTTGATTTACATGCCTTTGTAAGTGGAATAATAACTGAGACAACAACTTACAAAAACACAGAACAAGAAAGCTATACAAAAAAGATAGACAAAATACTAATCAACAAATACATAGGGATTCCTATATTTTTATTTTTTATGTGGGTTTTATTTCAGCTCACATTTACACTAGGTGCTGCACCTATGGACTTTATTGAATCTTGCATTAGTGTAACTAGTGATTTTATAAAAGAAAATATACAAAGCGAATTATTAGCCTCACTATTAGCAGATGGCGTTGTTGCTGGTGTTGGAGCAGTTATTTTATTTTTACCAAATATAGTTATATTATTCTTTGGTATATCATTGCTTGAAACTACTGGCTATATGTCCCGTGTGGCATTTTTATTAGATGGCTTCTTTCATAGATTTGGATTACACGGCAAGAGCTTCATACCTTTAGTCTCTGGTTTTGGTTGTTCTGTGCCTGCGTTTATGGCTACTAGAACACTAAAAAATAAAAAAGATAGATTACTTACATTATTTATAATCAACTTTATGAGTTGTGGTGCTAGATTGCCTGTATATGTGCTTTTTGTTGGTGCATTTTTCCCTGCTGATGTAGCAGGAAACTGGCTATTTGGCATATACATTCTTGGTGCTATCTTAGGATTAATAATGGCAAAGATTCTAAGAATGACAGCTTTCAAAGGAGATGATGAACCATTTGTCATGGAAATGCCAAAATACAGAATCCCAAATTGGAATTTAGTATGGTTTTCTGTGTATTCAAAGGCAAAGATGTATCTAAAAAAAGCAGGAACATTTATTTTTGCAGCTTCAGTTCTAATTTGGTTTGCTAGCACATTTCCGATACAAGAAGAATTGCAAGCACAATATGCTTCAAAGATAGAATTAGCAAATGAAGAAGATAAAGAATCCTTAGAATTCGAATTACAAGAGCAATTAATAGAAAATAGTTATCTTGGTCAAGCAGGAAAAATTATTGAACCTATATTTAGACCACTTGATTTTGATTGGAAAATGAGTGTGGCTTTAGTTAGCGGATTAGCAGCAAAAGAAGTTGTTATATCTACTATGGGGGTGCTTTATTCTCTAGGTGGTGAAGTTGATGAGACAAGCGATGGGCTAATGCAGGCAATAAAAGAAACAATCCCACTTAAAATCGCAATAGGATATATATTGTTTATAATGATCTACAATCCATGCCTTGCAGCAACGGTTGTCTTTGGCAGAGAAGCTGGTGGATTTAAATATATAGTATATTTATTCTTATTTACATGCATTACAGCATATATTGTAGCATTGATAGGCTCGATAATTGCAAATGCTATTTTAGGTTAG
- a CDS encoding N-6 DNA methylase, with protein MKELLSLFNYIQKFVVDNFHSCEILFECILLKQNNELFNEILDSKDKEILESFYLYINSLGIKSRRLPEGLNWKKILKSLAKNDISIKEIESFVESLVFKKTILKLHNYATPLEISKIANGILNIKRDDVIYNPTCGFGTWLLSLGDKECKVYANDINPTLINIARMLSYFVGIKVNFSVSDIFLDSSNNKEYDKIFCHPPILKSLNLPHNDKNLTIFGKHIKTMPELPFLAHCLKHLKTKAVFIVRDVTLINKKFATYLTKNHLLECVISLPKNIFPANNAEFSLIVLSKDNKKVFFINAQNYFIKDGKYNKIIREHDILDLYLSKQDKEDSILVDYNSLESDLSVSAYLKRTNNVDCIKLKECLTMCFRGQRFEDRNGKNLISCYELGVNSFAEYGFTEELREHTLKDSVILKYALREHDICLSMRGVSPKITIIGSSDKPIVANTGILVLRAKSSEIAICLYLYFLSSAGYSKLCELYAKNNGRITDKIILNLEIPKDVLKGDLNKFQMICEEYKKIKVHKNNILEILS; from the coding sequence ATGAAAGAATTATTATCTTTATTTAACTATATACAGAAATTTGTTGTTGATAATTTTCATTCTTGTGAAATATTATTTGAATGCATACTATTAAAACAAAATAATGAATTGTTTAATGAAATTTTAGATTCAAAAGATAAGGAGATTTTAGAATCTTTTTATCTGTATATAAATAGTTTAGGTATTAAATCTAGAAGGTTGCCAGAGGGGCTAAACTGGAAAAAAATACTAAAAAGTCTTGCAAAAAATGATATAAGCATCAAAGAAATTGAAAGTTTTGTTGAATCTTTGGTATTTAAGAAAACTATTTTAAAGCTACATAATTATGCTACTCCGCTTGAGATAAGCAAGATTGCAAATGGTATTTTAAATATTAAAAGAGATGATGTAATTTATAATCCAACTTGTGGCTTTGGAACTTGGCTCTTATCTTTAGGTGATAAAGAATGCAAAGTGTATGCAAATGACATAAATCCAACCTTGATTAATATTGCTAGAATGCTCTCATACTTTGTGGGGATAAAAGTTAATTTTAGCGTGTCTGATATATTTTTAGATTCAAGCAACAATAAAGAATATGACAAGATATTTTGTCATCCTCCTATTTTAAAATCATTAAATCTCCCCCATAATGATAAAAATCTAACTATTTTTGGTAAGCATATAAAAACAATGCCAGAGTTACCATTTTTGGCACATTGTTTGAAGCATTTAAAAACAAAGGCGGTTTTTATAGTTAGAGATGTAACATTAATAAATAAAAAATTTGCCACTTATCTAACTAAAAATCATCTCTTAGAATGCGTAATTAGCCTTCCTAAAAATATTTTTCCTGCAAATAATGCGGAGTTTTCTTTGATAGTATTATCAAAGGATAATAAAAAGGTGTTTTTTATAAATGCACAAAATTACTTTATAAAAGATGGTAAATACAACAAAATAATAAGAGAGCATGATATTTTGGATTTATATCTTTCTAAGCAAGATAAAGAAGATTCAATCTTAGTTGATTATAACTCTTTAGAGAGTGATTTATCTGTTAGCGCTTATTTAAAAAGAACAAATAATGTAGATTGTATCAAACTTAAAGAATGTCTAACTATGTGCTTTAGAGGGCAGAGATTTGAAGATAGAAATGGTAAGAATCTAATATCTTGTTATGAGCTTGGGGTTAATTCTTTTGCAGAGTATGGTTTTACAGAAGAGTTGCGTGAGCATACATTAAAAGATAGTGTAATTTTAAAATATGCACTAAGAGAGCATGATATATGCTTAAGTATGCGTGGAGTATCGCCAAAAATAACAATTATAGGTTCTAGCGATAAGCCAATAGTGGCTAATACTGGTATTTTGGTTTTGAGGGCTAAGAGTAGTGAGATTGCTATTTGTTTGTATTTGTATTTTTTATCTAGTGCAGGTTATAGTAAATTATGCGAACTTTATGCAAAAAATAATGGAAGAATCACAGATAAAATAATTTTAAATTTAGAGATACCAAAAGATGTCTTAAAGGGCGATTTAAATAAGTTTCAAATGATATGTGAAGAGTATAAGAAGATTAAAGTCCATAAGAATAATATATTAGAGATTCTAAGTTAA
- a CDS encoding aromatic amino acid transport family protein, with protein MLKIGNKASVFGGTMIIAGTAIGAGMLALPTISAGMWLWWSLGLLYVTWILMLFSSQAILEVNLKYEPGASFHTIVKDNLGKFWNLVNGLSVAFVLYILLYAYVSGGGSMVVHTTSSIFGYEPPKFISGLLFVLLLTACVWWSTYVVDRISAVLIGGMVLTFVFAMSGMIGEIRLPLLLDSSNDSGGYGIFVFVALSTYLTSFCFHASVPSLVKYFGKDLKSINKCLVYGTFIALVSYIVWIIACDGNILRDDFKEVIANGGNVSNLISVASSGLNGVFLIRMLESFAFLAVATSFLGAGLGLFDYMADLCGFDDSRLGRTKTMLVTFLPPIIAGMIYPDGFLLAIGWAGLAATIWSVIIPALLLKASRARDSKQERVLPGGSFSIYFLLFFGIVVGMCHILFVFELLPMYK; from the coding sequence ATGCTAAAGATTGGTAATAAAGCTAGTGTGTTTGGTGGGACTATGATTATTGCTGGGACTGCTATTGGGGCTGGTATGTTGGCTCTACCTACAATATCAGCTGGTATGTGGCTTTGGTGGTCTTTAGGTCTTTTGTATGTAACTTGGATTTTGATGTTGTTTTCTTCTCAAGCAATTTTGGAGGTAAATTTAAAATATGAACCCGGTGCAAGTTTTCATACCATAGTTAAAGATAACTTAGGCAAATTTTGGAATTTGGTAAATGGTCTTAGCGTAGCATTTGTTCTTTATATTTTGCTTTATGCTTATGTTAGTGGCGGTGGGTCTATGGTGGTGCATACTACTTCTTCTATTTTTGGATATGAGCCTCCTAAGTTTATCTCTGGGCTTTTGTTTGTTTTATTATTGACTGCTTGTGTGTGGTGGAGCACATATGTGGTTGATAGAATCTCTGCTGTGCTTATAGGCGGTATGGTTTTGACGTTTGTCTTTGCTATGAGTGGAATGATAGGGGAGATTAGACTTCCTTTGCTTTTAGATTCTAGTAATGATAGTGGAGGGTATGGAATCTTTGTTTTTGTAGCATTATCTACATACCTTACTTCATTTTGTTTTCATGCTTCAGTGCCAAGTTTGGTGAAATATTTTGGCAAGGATTTAAAGTCTATAAATAAATGTCTCGTGTATGGGACATTTATCGCACTTGTATCATATATTGTATGGATTATTGCATGTGATGGGAATATATTAAGAGATGATTTTAAAGAAGTTATTGCAAATGGTGGAAATGTAAGCAACCTAATAAGTGTTGCTAGTAGTGGTTTGAATGGTGTTTTTTTAATAAGAATGCTTGAATCTTTTGCATTTTTGGCAGTAGCTACTTCATTTTTGGGTGCTGGACTTGGGCTTTTTGATTATATGGCTGATTTGTGTGGTTTTGATGATAGTAGGCTAGGGAGGACTAAGACTATGCTTGTTACATTTTTACCTCCTATTATAGCTGGTATGATATATCCTGATGGGTTTTTATTAGCAATTGGGTGGGCTGGACTTGCTGCTACTATATGGTCTGTTATCATTCCTGCTTTATTGCTTAAGGCATCTCGTGCTAGAGATTCTAAACAAGAGCGTGTTTTGCCGGGTGGGTCTTTTAGTATATACTTTTTATTATTTTTTGGTATTGTAGTTGGCATGTGTCATATATTGTTTGTATTTGAATTGTTGCCTATGTATAAGTAA
- a CDS encoding peptidoglycan glycosyltransferase FtsW, with protein sequence MADKPLFFFSVALITISIIFSYSLSSFAVLYYGYSEFHFMIRQLISGLLGIFIMLLIAKSNPQRFLLKFGFILFFGGIFLMFIMHFLPESLATSAGGAKRWIRLPFFSLAPVEFFKIGFVVFLAWSFSRKFSLEEQKDIKEEFLTFLPYVFVFLIAVYLIAILQNDLGQIVLLGTTLAIMMMFAGSSFKLFLYLLSLSFMLFIVVIITSTHRIMRIKAWWAGAQDIILSFFPQSIADSLRVENLPEPYQIQHSLNAISHGGFFGEGIGNGLIKLGFLSEVHTDVILAGITEEIGFFGLFCISLIFLGLIFRILKIANRCQNTIHYLFCSGVGVILGFSFLINAFGISGLIPIKGIAVPFLSYGGSSMLASCVMIGLVLSISKNTKLGG encoded by the coding sequence ATGGCAGATAAACCGCTATTTTTCTTTAGCGTTGCATTAATTACAATTAGCATTATTTTTTCATATTCACTATCTAGCTTTGCAGTGTTATATTATGGGTATAGCGAGTTTCACTTTATGATACGACAACTAATCTCTGGTCTTTTAGGGATTTTTATAATGCTACTAATTGCAAAAAGTAATCCACAAAGATTCTTGCTCAAATTTGGATTTATATTATTTTTTGGCGGAATCTTTTTGATGTTTATTATGCACTTTTTACCAGAAAGTCTAGCCACAAGTGCCGGTGGGGCAAAAAGATGGATTAGATTGCCATTTTTCTCACTTGCCCCTGTTGAGTTCTTTAAAATAGGATTCGTGGTTTTTCTAGCTTGGAGTTTCTCGCGTAAATTTTCACTTGAAGAACAAAAAGATATAAAAGAAGAGTTCTTAACATTCCTTCCTTATGTGTTTGTATTTCTAATAGCAGTATATTTAATAGCAATTTTACAAAATGACTTAGGACAAATAGTGCTTCTTGGGACAACTTTAGCTATTATGATGATGTTTGCTGGGTCTTCTTTTAAGCTGTTTTTGTATTTATTATCACTATCTTTTATGCTTTTTATAGTAGTCATTATTACAAGCACACATAGAATTATGAGGATTAAAGCATGGTGGGCTGGTGCTCAAGACATTATTTTGTCATTTTTCCCACAAAGCATAGCAGATTCGCTAAGGGTTGAAAATCTACCAGAACCATATCAAATACAACATTCTCTAAATGCGATATCACATGGTGGTTTCTTTGGTGAGGGGATTGGAAATGGACTTATAAAACTAGGATTCTTAAGTGAAGTGCATACTGATGTGATTTTAGCAGGTATCACAGAAGAGATAGGATTCTTTGGACTTTTTTGTATAAGTTTGATATTTTTGGGATTAATTTTTAGAATCTTAAAAATAGCAAATAGATGTCAAAATACAATACATTACCTTTTTTGCTCTGGCGTTGGAGTTATTTTAGGATTTTCTTTTTTGATTAATGCCTTTGGTATATCAGGGCTAATCCCAATAAAAGGTATTGCTGTGCCATTTCTTAGCTATGGCGGAAGCTCTATGCTTGCTAGTTGCGTGATGATAGGACTAGTATTATCAATTAGCAAAAATACAAAATTAGGAGGATAA
- the lysA gene encoding diaminopimelate decarboxylase, which yields MKNTNAKNLPRLNGNLEPQILKEAIKQFKTPLFVYDLDRITKRYNELKEAFGGRKNLICYALKANSNLNILKHLHSLESGADCVSLGEIKRALKAGIPSYKIIYSGVGKQDLEIQEAINLGILFINVESFEELLRIELIAKQLNKTARISIRVNPNIDPQTHPYISTGLQENKFGVSIEDAKAMYIHSKNSQSLEPIGIHFHIGSQLTKLQPIEESARKIASLTHSLIALKIDIKFFDIGGGLGITYNDEETINPYDYAQAILDSIRGLDVTIICEPGRYIVGNSGVFLTQVLYEKNNSNKRFTIVDGAMNDLIRPSLYNAYHKVVALKDLEETSATDVVGPVCESGDYLAKNVLLPKLEHGDILAILSAGAYGFSMSSNYNTRGRCAEIAVKNGEIKLIRKRENFEDLIRLEEI from the coding sequence ATGAAAAATACAAATGCAAAAAATCTACCAAGATTAAATGGAAACTTAGAACCACAGATTTTAAAAGAAGCAATAAAGCAATTCAAAACTCCACTTTTTGTATATGACTTAGACAGGATAACAAAACGATACAACGAACTAAAAGAAGCATTTGGTGGTAGAAAAAATCTAATATGCTATGCATTAAAGGCAAACTCAAATTTGAATATTTTAAAACATTTACATTCTTTAGAGAGTGGTGCTGATTGTGTATCGCTTGGAGAGATAAAAAGAGCACTAAAAGCTGGAATTCCAAGCTATAAAATAATATATAGCGGTGTTGGCAAACAAGATTTAGAGATACAAGAGGCAATAAACTTAGGAATCTTATTTATAAATGTAGAGAGTTTTGAAGAGCTACTAAGAATAGAATTAATAGCAAAACAACTAAACAAAACTGCAAGAATCTCAATTAGAGTAAATCCAAACATAGATCCACAAACTCACCCATATATATCAACTGGACTACAAGAAAATAAATTCGGTGTTAGCATTGAAGATGCAAAAGCCATGTATATACACTCCAAAAACTCACAAAGTTTGGAACCAATTGGCATACACTTTCATATAGGAAGCCAACTAACAAAACTCCAACCAATAGAAGAATCTGCTAGAAAAATAGCTTCTCTGACGCATAGTCTAATAGCATTAAAAATTGACATAAAATTCTTTGATATAGGTGGTGGGCTAGGAATTACATATAATGATGAAGAAACTATTAATCCATACGACTATGCCCAAGCGATACTAGATTCAATAAGGGGTTTAGATGTAACAATAATATGCGAGCCTGGTAGGTACATAGTTGGCAATAGCGGAGTGTTTCTAACACAAGTTTTATATGAAAAAAATAACTCAAATAAAAGATTTACCATTGTAGATGGTGCTATGAATGATCTAATACGACCAAGCTTATACAATGCTTATCATAAAGTAGTAGCACTAAAAGATTTAGAAGAAACAAGTGCGACTGATGTAGTAGGTCCTGTGTGTGAAAGTGGCGACTATCTAGCAAAAAATGTTCTATTGCCAAAGTTAGAACATGGGGATATACTAGCAATCTTAAGTGCGGGTGCATATGGCTTTAGCATGTCAAGCAATTACAACACTAGAGGAAGATGTGCTGAAATAGCAGTAAAAAATGGAGAAATAAAGCTAATACGAAAAAGAGAAAACTTTGAAGATCTAATAAGATTAGAAGAAATTTGA
- a CDS encoding YqaE/Pmp3 family membrane protein, whose amino-acid sequence MRLVISVLLPWLGFFTIGRPIAGIICLFLQITLIGWLPAVIWAIYALGQYKTDKKIEKNIKRKTII is encoded by the coding sequence ATGAGACTTGTTATTAGTGTTTTGTTGCCTTGGCTTGGATTTTTTACCATAGGGCGTCCTATTGCTGGAATTATCTGCTTATTTTTACAAATAACGCTAATAGGTTGGTTGCCAGCTGTTATATGGGCTATATATGCTTTAGGGCAATATAAAACAGACAAAAAAATAGAAAAAAATATTAAAAGAAAAACAATAATTTAA
- the rsfS gene encoding ribosome silencing factor, translated as MNRVEIVEKIKNLLDEKKAENVEVFDLKDTDYFVDYVVLSTALVDKHALALLDYLKQELKPMGESFFNIDDENADWIVADLGDIIVHIFTENQRKKFNLEEFLIKLQNKELY; from the coding sequence ATGAATAGAGTAGAAATAGTAGAAAAAATAAAGAATTTATTAGATGAAAAAAAGGCAGAAAATGTAGAGGTTTTTGATTTAAAGGATACTGATTATTTTGTGGATTATGTCGTTTTATCCACGGCTTTAGTTGATAAACATGCACTTGCCTTGCTTGATTATTTAAAACAAGAGTTAAAGCCTATGGGTGAGAGTTTTTTTAATATTGATGATGAAAATGCAGATTGGATTGTTGCAGATTTAGGCGACATTATTGTTCATATATTTACAGAAAATCAAAGAAAAAAGTTTAATTTAGAGGAATTTTTAATTAAATTGCAAAATAAAGAGTTATATTAA
- the nadD gene encoding nicotinate (nicotinamide) nucleotide adenylyltransferase, with the protein MGDLAVFGGSFDPPHIAHIEIVRSAIKNLDISKLLLIPTYLNPFKESFLFSPQQRFDWLVRIFRDESLVEVLDYEICNNKPTPTIDTISFIEQKYNPQKIYLLLGDDNLETLERWYRYESLKEKVEFVIIPRNKNVLNYNRLPFVRINISSTQIKEALKEKDREILRYLPKEILSDIERLYE; encoded by the coding sequence ATGGGAGATTTAGCAGTTTTTGGCGGGAGCTTTGATCCACCACATATAGCACATATAGAGATAGTAAGGAGTGCTATAAAGAACTTAGATATTTCAAAACTTTTGCTCATACCTACATATCTTAATCCTTTTAAGGAATCCTTTTTATTCTCACCACAGCAGAGGTTTGATTGGCTTGTTAGGATTTTTAGAGATGAATCTTTAGTTGAGGTTTTGGATTATGAAATATGCAACAATAAGCCAACGCCAACAATAGACACAATTAGCTTTATAGAGCAAAAATATAATCCACAAAAGATATATTTACTGCTTGGAGATGATAATTTAGAGACTTTAGAGAGATGGTATAGATATGAATCTCTAAAAGAAAAAGTCGAATTTGTTATAATTCCTAGAAATAAAAATGTCTTAAATTATAACAGATTACCTTTTGTGCGTATAAATATTAGTTCTACGCAAATTAAAGAAGCATTAAAGGAAAAAGATAGAGAGATTTTGAGGTATTTGCCAAAAGAGATTTTAAGTGATATAGAGAGGTTGTATGAATAG